Below is a genomic region from Flammeovirgaceae bacterium SG7u.111.
TCCTTCACCACTTCCTCCGCCAAGCCAAACGACAAGGTCATGCCAGCCCCACCAAGTCCGTTTACCAGCAGTACATTGGGTTCGGGCTGGAGGATTAGCTCGGTTTTTCCATTGGGTAACTTGGGATAGGTGCCTTGCCAGCGCTGTGCTATTTTTTTAAAACCTTAATAACAGCTTCTTTATCTTTTTCTACGGATAGCTTAACAATATAAACTCCAGATTCTCCTAATAAAGTAAAATCAACAATTTCCTTATTGGAATATTTTTCTTTTAAAACAATTCTTCCTTTTAGGTCTGAGACCTCAACATCTATATTTTGAAATGTTTTTCCAAAATCAATGAAAACATCACCTACAGTGGGGTTAGGGTAAATAATCAGCTCATTTGAAATTGAGTTCTCTAATATTCCTACTATGTTTACTGCAATGCAAGTTGACGTATCGATACAACCATTTTCTGTTACTTCAACAGCATAATTCCCAACTGATTCTGGTGTGAACTTCTTACCAATCTCTCCGCTAATCGGCAAATACCCCCTGTCACAATCCAACCATTGGTAAGAAGCACCGCTCGCCCTTGCAACAAGTGAATAGCCATCAACAGCTACTGACGCATCAGCTGTATTGATGGTCAAGTTTAATGTAACAATAGAGTCACAACCAACCGAGTTCGTTAGAGTATAAGTAGGGAATGGGGTCGATTCATGATAGGTCACTCCATCGATCCAAGTATAAGGTTCACAACTAGTCAAAATATCACTGCCATATGTCGGGTAGTTGATCGTCAAATCCAAGGTGAATATAGAATCACAACCAACTGCATCGGCTAATAAATAAATCGCCGAGTCAGTTGATTCAGTATATGTAATGCCATCTCTCCAGATATAAGGTTCGCAAGTTGTGATTATGTCATTTGTCTCAATTACAGAAGTACATTTTCCTAATTTCAAAATAAAAATGTCGGTAGTTGCCACAGAACTGACTTCTGTTTTTTTAGAAATTGGATTGAATGAAGCTGTACTTCTATAATAGCCTGTTATGCTTGCATTACCAACATTATCTATAGATATAGAAGTTCCTCTGTCCTCTTTGTTACCACCAAACCGTTTTGCCCATATTAAGTTACCCTCTGAATCCAACTGTAAGGCGAATGCATCATCATCTCCTTCAGAAATAAGTGTTCTGCTTCCAAATTCGACGTTTCCTCTAAAAGTACCCGCTACATATATATTCCTCGCAAGGTCTGTGTCGATTGAATACCCTTTTTCATATCCTCCTCCATCAAACCTTTTCGACCACTGGAAAGCTCCATCTGAAGTCAGTTTTACGACAAAAACATCATGATTGCCTAAAGAAACCAAGCTATCTAAATTAACTTGAGGGTCAAAATCGATTTCTCCTCCAAAGTATCCCGTCACATAAATATCACCATGATTATCTGCTGTTATCGCCTGCCCTACTTTTGAACCATTTACATCTCCTTTACTCCCAAAATGATTGACCCACAAAAGCTTGCCACTTTTACTTAATTTTAAGGCAAATGCTTCAATAACATCTGGAGTACTTATCTTTTTTAGTGACCCTAGGCTTGGGTCAAAATCTACCACTCCTGTAAAGTGTCCTGTCAAATAAACGCTTTCATCATCACTAGCTGCAATTGAAGCCCCAACTACAGAGCCACTTCTGTCCCCAAGCTGGTTTAACCAAATAATATCTCCATCGGTATTTAATTTCATTATAAAAGCATCTATGATACCGTCAGAAGTGATGCTTGTGACTTCATTATAATTTGCTGTACTGGTAAAATTTCCAGTTAACAATAAATTCCCAGATGGATCTGCCGTAATTGACTTCACTTGGTCTGAGCTTTCACCACCGAAACGTTTTGCCCAAACAAAATCCCCTTGGTTATCAAGCTTTACGATAAATACATCAATAAAGCCTGCAGTAGTCATCTCAAATATACCAGGCCCTGGGTCAAAATCTGTTTTATTTTGGAACTCTCCCGCAATAAACACATTACCATCGTCGTCTGTGGTTATAGAATTTGCATGACCCCAACCTAAGTTTTTTGCCCATTTATAGCTACCATTTGGACCCAATTTCACCACATAGGCGTCTCCATAACTTGAAGTAAGTTCATTAACTCCAGGCCCAGGGTCAAAATCTGCAGTACCATAAAAAAAACCAGTAATGAATATGTTCCCTAAATTATCATGAGTGATAGCATGCCCGTAATCAGACTCATTTCCTCCTATACTTTTTAACCATTCGAGTTTTTGAGAAAATGAGTTTTCAGTAAAGAAAGCCAGCAATAATGCTACGGTTAGTATATTTTTTTGCATAAAAAAAACAAGTATATTTAATCAAAACGTATTATTGAACTTATTGCTTAATCACCCTAATAACAGCTGATTTCCCCTTCTGATCAGCCAGTTTTATGATATAAACCCCAGAACTACCTGATAAAGAAAAATCAATAATATCGGTATTAACAAACTTTTCTGTCAGTACTATTCTTCCTTCCATATCCAAGACAACAACATCTATGTCTTGCAAACGAGTCCCCAGACTAATGGAAACATCACCATCCGTTGGGTTGGGATAAATGGTCAGTTCATCTGAAATACTATTTTCCACAATTCCAACTACGGCAACAGGAACACATAAAGAAGTATCGACGCAACCATTTTCTGTTACCACAACCGCATAGCTACCAATAAATTCTGGCGTGAATACCTTACTTGTTTCTCCGCTGATTGGCAAATAGTTCCTCCAACAGTCCAACCATTGGTAAGCAGCCCCATTTGCCCCTGCCACTAGTGAATACTCGTCCATAGTTACCGATGTGTCAACCGCATTAACTATTAGGTTCAATGTCATTAGAGAGTCACAACCCATCGTATTGGTAAGGGCATATACAGGAGCATTAGTTGACTCAAAATAAGTCACGCCATCTACCCAAGTAAAAGGTCCACAATTCGACACAGTATCTGCTTTTCGGGTGGGATGATTGATTCGTAAATCCAATGTAGCAACGGTTTCGCAACCTACAACATTTGTAAAAACATATCTTGGAGTATCAGTTGATTCGGTATAGGTAGTACCATCTATCCACGTATATGCATCACATGCTGATATTTCATCTTTAATGGTTGTTGAGAAGATGGAGAGATGAAGGTTGATAACAGAATCACACCCATGCTGATTTGTAAGTGTGTGTGTTGGTGAATTGGTAGATTCAGAGTACGTGATACCATTTTGCCAAGTATAACTGTCACATGCTACTACAGAATCAATTGTGGTTGAATTTAATATCGTCAAGTTCAACACATAGGTCAAACCACAACCATTCATATCAACTTCCGAATAAGCAATCGAATCATCAGACTGAGTATAAGTTTTCCCATTGATCCAAGTATAACTATCACAAATGGCAACAGTATCTCTTCTTACTATGTTGATAGGGCAAGACTCTAGCTTAAAAACAAAAGTATCATTATATTTTTCAGCTTTAGCTTCCTCTCTCAAATAGCCTGTATTTGTATCAATAGTCCCTTCGAAATTCCCAGTAATAAAAACGCTTCCATCTTGTCCTACCTCTATTGCCTGCCCTTCCTCCCATCTTTTACCACCTATATGTCTGACCCATGAAGTATTTCCAGATTTGTCCAGCTTTAATACATACACATCCCTGTAATCAATATAATCGCCAGCATTTAATTCATAATCACCAAAATAAGCTTTTTCCCAAAAGTCTCCTGCTAAAT
It encodes:
- a CDS encoding SBBP repeat-containing protein produces the protein MQKNILTVALLLAFFTENSFSQKLEWLKSIGGNESDYGHAITHDNLGNIFITGFFYGTADFDPGPGVNELTSSYGDAYVVKLGPNGSYKWAKNLGWGHANSITTDDDGNVFIAGEFQNKTDFDPGPGIFEMTTAGFIDVFIVKLDNQGDFVWAKRFGGESSDQVKSITADPSGNLLLTGNFTSTANYNEVTSITSDGIIDAFIMKLNTDGDIIWLNQLGDRSGSVVGASIAASDDESVYLTGHFTGVVDFDPSLGSLKKISTPDVIEAFALKLSKSGKLLWVNHFGSKGDVNGSKVGQAITADNHGDIYVTGYFGGEIDFDPQVNLDSLVSLGNHDVFVVKLTSDGAFQWSKRFDGGGYEKGYSIDTDLARNIYVAGTFRGNVEFGSRTLISEGDDDAFALQLDSEGNLIWAKRFGGNKEDRGTSISIDNVGNASITGYYRSTASFNPISKKTEVSSVATTDIFILKLGKCTSVIETNDIITTCEPYIWRDGITYTESTDSAIYLLADAVGCDSIFTLDLTINYPTYGSDILTSCEPYTWIDGVTYHESTPFPTYTLTNSVGCDSIVTLNLTINTADASVAVDGYSLVARASGASYQWLDCDRGYLPISGEIGKKFTPESVGNYAVEVTENGCIDTSTCIAVNIVGILENSISNELIIYPNPTVGDVFIDFGKTFQNIDVEVSDLKGRIVLKEKYSNKEIVDFTLLGESGVYIVKLSVEKDKEAVIKVLKK
- a CDS encoding SBBP repeat-containing protein, yielding MKKQIILFIISTFLQVNLVAQKVEWPNMLTCDESIIPSSISVDPSNNVYITGKFSGTADFDPGPNVAELSSKGASDGFIVKLDAQGGFQWAKRFGGRGGEDIGNDVVTDSLGNVFVVGEFQSDADFDSITISATALADSFVLKLNSSGDISWLKQLNGSDIVISTAITLTSSVDLLITGRFKGSPNFFNRKVSTYGNYNNYDIFALKMDSAGNVLWAKQQGGSGEDSSESITTDSLGNVFIAGYYYSTSKNDPEIGQAKFATSKGYDIFVMKLNNQGEFCWTHTFGGNHYDYGHSIATDHLGNIVVAGEFAGLVDFDPDSTVSLLASYNIGSETDAFVLKLDNSGKFLWVKQFGGLNSDYGSSVVTDHNGNIYLAGDFWEKAYFGDYELNAGDYIDYRDVYVLKLDKSGNTSWVRHIGGKRWEEGQAIEVGQDGSVFITGNFEGTIDTNTGYLREEAKAEKYNDTFVFKLESCPINIVRRDTVAICDSYTWINGKTYTQSDDSIAYSEVDMNGCGLTYVLNLTILNSTTIDSVVACDSYTWQNGITYSESTNSPTHTLTNQHGCDSVINLHLSIFSTTIKDEISACDAYTWIDGTTYTESTDTPRYVFTNVVGCETVATLDLRINHPTRKADTVSNCGPFTWVDGVTYFESTNAPVYALTNTMGCDSLMTLNLIVNAVDTSVTMDEYSLVAGANGAAYQWLDCWRNYLPISGETSKVFTPEFIGSYAVVVTENGCVDTSLCVPVAVVGIVENSISDELTIYPNPTDGDVSISLGTRLQDIDVVVLDMEGRIVLTEKFVNTDIIDFSLSGSSGVYIIKLADQKGKSAVIRVIKQ